The region TTTTCAGTCTCGTTTACACGGGCTACATCCTTACCAATTCCAACCACAGTTTCGTCCGATTTGTACTTGGTAATAATATCCATCGCTTCTTTTAACAGTTCAGGCCTTTCACTACTTCGTGGGTTATACAAGCAAATCACAAAATCGGCTTTGGCCGCGGCATCAATACGGCTTTTAATCACCTTCCATGGTGTCATATGGTCGCTTAAACTAATATGGCAAAAATCATTCATCAAAGGAGCACCGAGTTTAGCGGCGGCTGCAATGCTAGCTGTAACCCCAGGAATCACTTTAATTTCAATCTCAGCATCCTCTTTATCAACTAACTCTAAAATCAGACCTGCCATTCCATAAATACCGGCATCGCCACTT is a window of Pediococcus claussenii ATCC BAA-344 DNA encoding:
- the cobJ gene encoding precorrin-3B C(17)-methyltransferase, with translation MLYIVGIGPGSRDIMTQEAIRAIKQSEVIVGYKTYLKVIEDMLQGKETVSNGMRGEVERCQKAIKIAKKGKTVAMISSGDAGIYGMAGLILELVDKEDAEIEIKVIPGVTASIAAAAKLGAPLMNDFCHISLSDHMTPWKVIKSRIDAAAKADFVICLYNPRSSERPELLKEAMDIITKYKSDETVVGIGKDVARVNETEKVTTIKELNYEEINMTTIVLVGNKHTYIANDRMITPRGYEI